A region of Granulicella aggregans DNA encodes the following proteins:
- the opgC gene encoding OpgC domain-containing protein, whose translation MQRPSLKALASLPKLERRPEIDALRGLFLVWMTLTHLPTHFSDFVNQPFGFVSSAEGFVFLSALLVARLYIRKAAEDEAALRAKLWKRALKIYGYHVILLALAFTIAAAFAVTTHRAALSNLLDFYLAHPVTAIIGSLLLIYCPPLLDILPMYVIFLLLSPYVLAFAARRGWKPLLALSTFVWLLAQFGLRTWVHDLVVRITHLHIPLQETGAFNLFAWQLIWLLGMWIGARSADPPPNGGLPFRHLPGYAYPIAAAICVFFLGVRHNWLGPHLTQEALGVHLDKWQLAAPRMLNLIAFSILIYWFRKPVKRIVLIEPFLTLGKASLEVFCAHIVFVFIALALLYGEFTQLRGIYAAATLVLTFTGLILIAIREVRIKRKEAFAAKQLAPLKNQTP comes from the coding sequence ATGCAGCGGCCATCACTCAAGGCACTCGCCAGTCTCCCCAAGCTCGAGCGCAGACCCGAGATCGATGCCCTGCGCGGCCTCTTCCTCGTCTGGATGACGCTCACCCATCTGCCCACGCACTTCAGCGACTTCGTCAACCAGCCCTTTGGCTTCGTCTCTTCCGCGGAGGGCTTCGTCTTCCTCTCCGCCCTGCTCGTCGCCCGCCTCTACATCCGCAAGGCAGCCGAAGATGAAGCCGCCCTCCGCGCCAAGCTCTGGAAGCGCGCCCTGAAGATCTACGGCTATCACGTCATTCTCTTGGCGCTAGCCTTCACGATCGCAGCGGCCTTCGCAGTCACGACGCACCGCGCCGCGCTCAGCAATCTGCTCGACTTCTACCTCGCCCACCCTGTCACGGCGATCATCGGCTCGCTCCTGCTTATCTACTGCCCGCCCCTGCTCGACATCCTCCCAATGTACGTCATCTTCCTTCTGCTCTCACCGTATGTGCTCGCCTTCGCGGCACGCCGCGGTTGGAAGCCCCTGCTAGCCCTCAGCACCTTCGTCTGGCTGCTCGCGCAGTTCGGTCTTCGCACCTGGGTGCACGACCTCGTTGTCCGTATTACTCACCTGCATATTCCGCTACAGGAGACCGGAGCCTTCAACCTTTTCGCATGGCAACTGATCTGGCTTCTTGGCATGTGGATCGGCGCGCGCTCCGCCGATCCACCACCCAATGGCGGACTTCCTTTCCGGCATCTCCCTGGGTACGCCTACCCCATCGCCGCCGCGATCTGCGTCTTCTTTCTAGGCGTTCGCCACAACTGGCTGGGTCCTCACCTTACCCAGGAAGCCCTCGGAGTTCACTTAGACAAATGGCAGCTCGCCGCGCCCAGAATGCTGAACCTTATCGCCTTTTCCATCCTCATCTACTGGTTCCGTAAACCGGTGAAGCGCATCGTCCTCATCGAACCCTTTCTCACCCTCGGCAAAGCTTCGCTCGAAGTCTTCTGCGCCCACATCGTCTTCGTCTTCATCGCCCTGGCCCTGCTCTACGGAGAGTTCACCCAACTCCGCGGCATATACGCCGCAGCAACCCTTGTCCTTACCTTCACCGGACTCATCCTCATCGCGATCCGCGAAGTCCGCATCAAGCGCAAGGAAGCCTTTGCCGCGAAGCAGCTTGCGCCCCTTAAAAATCAGACACCTTGA
- a CDS encoding glycosyltransferase family 2 protein has translation MRLSVAMIVKDEAANLPATLASVQWADEIVVVDSGSTDGSVEIAREAGARVIQKEWLGFGAQKNFAISQCGGEWVLSLDADEVVDEELRREIERVVHGQGGCDAFYANRKNYFLGRWIRHAGFYPDAKLRLFRKGTVWFEERAVHESMKFTGPTKRLRGNLLHNAYPTLESYFEHMNRYSSLGAGEAAKSGRRAGFISDVLLRPVLTFIYNYGFRLGFLDGREGVLLNLYHAFYVSSKYAKLWALEAGRTGRERP, from the coding sequence GTGAGGCTTTCTGTTGCGATGATTGTGAAGGACGAAGCGGCGAATCTGCCCGCGACGCTTGCGAGCGTGCAGTGGGCGGATGAGATTGTTGTGGTCGATTCGGGATCGACGGATGGGTCGGTGGAGATCGCGCGCGAAGCGGGGGCGCGGGTAATTCAGAAAGAGTGGCTGGGGTTTGGGGCGCAGAAGAACTTTGCTATCTCGCAGTGCGGCGGGGAATGGGTGCTGTCGCTTGATGCGGATGAGGTGGTGGATGAGGAGCTACGGCGGGAGATTGAACGGGTGGTCCACGGGCAGGGTGGCTGCGATGCGTTCTATGCGAATCGCAAGAACTACTTTCTTGGGCGGTGGATTCGTCATGCTGGGTTCTATCCCGACGCGAAGCTGCGGCTGTTTCGTAAGGGGACGGTGTGGTTCGAGGAGCGCGCGGTACACGAGAGCATGAAGTTTACCGGGCCGACGAAGAGGCTTCGCGGAAATCTGCTGCACAACGCTTATCCAACGCTGGAGAGTTACTTCGAGCATATGAACCGGTATAGCTCGCTGGGGGCGGGCGAGGCTGCGAAGAGCGGGCGTAGGGCGGGATTTATCTCCGATGTGTTGCTTCGCCCGGTGCTTACGTTCATTTATAACTATGGATTTCGGCTAGGGTTTCTTGATGGGCGGGAGGGGGTCCTGCTGAACCTGTATCACGCGTTCTATGTCAGCTCGAAGTACGCAAAGCTCTGGGCGCTCGAGGCTGGGCGGACTGGAAGAGAAAGACCGTGA